A stretch of Candidatus Brocadiaceae bacterium DNA encodes these proteins:
- a CDS encoding creatininase family protein has protein sequence MEVLTDLNTAFEVEAAKPELAFLPLGATEQHSRHLPIGTDTITGELLSADILSAVDRPGAALLLRTLPISSSMENTGFVGTMLFTPMTMRGIVRDAWQSVSRVGIRWLVVAAWHGGNFIVKPVVREQNWEIGRCGVIYLNPWEHVPEEAFEGFATGFEVHSGDVETSLMLALCPEHVRDNCRDNPVPFKAIWQDMFSMKTLSGGEGNAGSPSRATAQKGRPIARAIVEGSARYIEEVLKMADQYPQY, from the coding sequence ATGGAAGTCCTGACCGACCTCAACACGGCTTTCGAAGTGGAAGCGGCGAAGCCCGAACTGGCGTTTCTTCCTCTGGGCGCTACCGAGCAGCATTCCCGGCACCTGCCGATCGGCACGGACACCATCACGGGCGAACTGCTCTCGGCGGACATCCTGTCCGCCGTGGACCGCCCGGGCGCGGCGCTGCTCCTGCGGACCCTGCCCATCTCGTCGTCGATGGAGAACACGGGCTTCGTCGGCACGATGCTCTTCACCCCGATGACGATGCGCGGCATCGTGCGCGATGCCTGGCAGAGCGTGTCCCGCGTGGGCATCCGGTGGCTCGTTGTGGCGGCCTGGCACGGGGGGAACTTCATCGTCAAGCCGGTCGTGCGGGAGCAGAACTGGGAAATCGGCCGCTGCGGCGTCATCTACCTGAACCCCTGGGAGCACGTGCCGGAGGAGGCATTCGAGGGCTTTGCCACGGGCTTCGAGGTGCACAGCGGCGACGTCGAGACGTCGCTGATGCTCGCGCTCTGCCCGGAGCACGTGCGCGACAACTGTCGCGACAACCCCGTGCCGTTCAAGGCCATCTGGCAGGACATGTTCTCGATGAAGACGCTCTCCGGCGGCGAGGGCAACGCCGGCAGCCCGTCTCGCGCGACGGCGCAGAAGGGCCGCCCCATCGCCCGCGCCATCGTCGAAGGGTCCGCCCGGTACATCGAAGAGGTCCTGAAGATGGCCGATCAGTATCCGCAGTACTAG
- a CDS encoding FAD-binding protein, protein MHELTPGLPASSGDYRVVSGWQNVRRGYAQYLSDESRLTAGRVEAVHFPETPDDVAAAVRAARAAGHRVAVSGARTGITGAAVPVEAEEVIALERIHPRPAVRQAPDGRWFVCVGAGTTLAELADALDHGLCDYPDGRPARPLFYPVDSTETSAQIGGTIATNASGARTLHYGPTRRWVKALTAVTADGRILELERGRVRAADGRLTWRRADGTAAEVVTPDIPRPRTKHTAGYALRRDMDAVDLFVGSEGTLGIVARAELWLAEKPANRLFLTQFLDDGPGAVRLVAACLEHPDLDPIALEYIDSRAMALVRKMGRDTPAYVEVSRLPADARAAVYLEHAFEDERHLDRVHAALTDVLARVGLSADRTWAGFADRDLNEMKRLRHAVPETVNAIIGRRKLEMPDLHKVGTDMAVPLDSLQEMLSLYEQRLTACGIEFVIFGHIGDGHLHVNILPRTAEEMARSQDLYMDFAREAVRLGGSVAAEHGIGRLKRKFLAVQFSPSDLAAMRAVKQALDPDGTLNPGVLFET, encoded by the coding sequence ATGCATGAGCTGACGCCCGGACTCCCGGCATCGAGCGGCGACTACCGCGTGGTCTCCGGCTGGCAGAACGTCCGACGCGGCTACGCCCAGTACCTGAGCGACGAGTCGCGGCTGACGGCCGGACGCGTCGAGGCCGTCCACTTCCCCGAGACGCCCGACGACGTGGCGGCCGCCGTGCGGGCTGCGCGCGCGGCCGGCCATCGCGTGGCCGTCTCGGGCGCGCGCACGGGCATTACCGGCGCCGCCGTCCCCGTCGAGGCCGAGGAGGTGATCGCGCTCGAACGCATCCACCCGCGGCCCGCCGTCCGGCAGGCGCCCGACGGCCGCTGGTTCGTGTGCGTGGGCGCAGGCACGACGCTCGCCGAGCTGGCCGACGCGCTCGACCATGGCCTGTGCGACTACCCGGACGGACGGCCCGCCCGCCCGCTCTTCTACCCCGTGGACAGCACGGAGACCTCCGCCCAGATCGGCGGCACGATCGCCACGAACGCCTCCGGCGCGCGTACCCTGCACTACGGGCCCACCCGCCGCTGGGTGAAGGCGCTGACGGCCGTCACGGCCGACGGCCGCATCCTGGAACTCGAACGCGGCCGCGTGCGCGCCGCCGACGGTCGCCTGACCTGGCGCCGTGCAGACGGCACCGCCGCCGAGGTCGTCACACCCGACATCCCCCGCCCGCGCACCAAGCACACGGCCGGCTACGCCCTGCGGCGCGACATGGACGCCGTGGACCTGTTCGTGGGCAGCGAGGGCACCCTGGGCATCGTCGCCAGGGCCGAGCTGTGGCTGGCCGAGAAGCCGGCCAACCGCCTGTTCCTCACGCAGTTCCTGGACGACGGCCCGGGGGCCGTGCGGCTGGTCGCCGCGTGCCTGGAGCATCCGGACCTCGACCCGATCGCGCTGGAGTACATCGACTCCCGGGCCATGGCGCTCGTGCGCAAGATGGGCCGCGACACGCCCGCCTACGTCGAGGTCTCCCGCCTCCCGGCCGACGCCCGGGCGGCCGTCTACCTGGAGCACGCCTTCGAGGACGAACGCCACCTGGACCGCGTCCACGCCGCCCTGACGGACGTCCTTGCCCGGGTGGGCCTGTCGGCCGACCGCACCTGGGCGGGATTCGCCGACCGCGACCTGAACGAGATGAAACGCCTGCGCCACGCCGTGCCCGAGACCGTGAACGCCATCATCGGGCGGCGCAAGCTCGAAATGCCGGACCTGCACAAGGTCGGCACCGACATGGCCGTGCCGCTTGACTCGCTTCAGGAGATGCTCTCGCTCTACGAGCAGCGGCTGACCGCGTGCGGGATCGAGTTCGTCATCTTCGGCCACATCGGCGACGGCCACCTGCACGTGAACATCCTGCCGCGGACGGCCGAGGAGATGGCGCGTTCGCAGGACCTGTACATGGATTTCGCCCGCGAGGCCGTCCGGCTGGGAGGCAGCGTGGCCGCCGAGCACGGCATCGGCCGCCTGAAGCGCAAGTTCCTGGCCGTCCAGTTCTCCCCGAGCGATCTGGCCGCCATGCGCGCCGTCAAGCAGGCCCTGGACCCCGACGGCACCCTCAACCCCGGCGTGCTGTTCGAGACGTGA
- a CDS encoding electron transfer flavoprotein subunit alpha yields the protein MTLRIDPDACILCGRCIDACPFGALSQEAGRIRVGDACTLCGACVPECPAEAISVPAAAPAGTAAPAGAAAPSGAVWVYGEHHEGRLHHVVHELAGKAAELAGTLGRSVEVVALGHRLDGLPSQLAGLPVATLHLVDHPALAHPMDEPCTRALVHLITRERPGILLAGATAHGRSLMPRVAVLCRTGLTADCTGLEIDPHSGCLLQTRPAFGGNVLATIVTRSRRPQMATVRPRVMAAPEPGSAAAPAVRRWDLPPETFATAVELRASRPRADSAINIAEADVLVAGGRGLGGPEGFRLLAELARALGGEVAASRAAVDAGWAPYERQVGQTGRTVQPRLYVAVGISGAVQHRAGMQSSDTIVAVNADPDAPIFEVADFGIVGDYRQVVPQLIRALQTDAGPKGGGDA from the coding sequence ATGACGCTGCGCATCGACCCGGACGCGTGCATCCTCTGCGGACGCTGCATCGACGCTTGCCCGTTCGGTGCGCTGTCGCAGGAAGCCGGGCGCATCCGGGTGGGCGATGCCTGCACGCTGTGCGGCGCGTGCGTCCCGGAATGCCCCGCCGAGGCCATCTCAGTGCCGGCCGCCGCCCCGGCAGGCACGGCCGCTCCCGCCGGAGCGGCCGCGCCATCCGGCGCCGTCTGGGTCTACGGCGAGCACCACGAGGGGCGTCTGCACCACGTCGTGCATGAGCTGGCCGGCAAGGCGGCGGAGCTGGCCGGCACGCTGGGGCGCTCGGTCGAGGTCGTGGCGCTGGGCCATCGCCTGGACGGGCTCCCGTCGCAGTTGGCCGGCCTGCCGGTGGCGACGCTGCACCTGGTGGACCATCCCGCGCTCGCGCACCCGATGGACGAGCCGTGCACGCGCGCGCTGGTGCACCTGATCACCCGCGAACGGCCGGGCATCCTCCTGGCCGGCGCGACCGCCCACGGCCGCTCGCTGATGCCGCGCGTGGCCGTGCTCTGCCGCACCGGCCTCACGGCAGACTGCACGGGGCTGGAGATCGACCCGCATTCCGGATGCCTCCTGCAGACGCGGCCCGCGTTCGGCGGCAATGTCCTGGCCACCATCGTCACCCGCAGCCGGCGCCCCCAGATGGCCACCGTGCGCCCGCGCGTGATGGCCGCGCCGGAACCGGGCAGCGCCGCAGCGCCGGCCGTGCGGCGCTGGGACCTGCCGCCCGAGACGTTCGCCACGGCCGTCGAGCTGCGCGCATCGCGGCCCCGGGCCGACTCCGCCATCAACATCGCCGAGGCCGACGTGCTGGTGGCCGGCGGACGCGGCCTTGGCGGGCCTGAAGGGTTCCGGCTCCTGGCCGAACTCGCCCGCGCCCTGGGCGGCGAGGTGGCCGCCAGCCGCGCGGCCGTGGACGCCGGATGGGCGCCCTACGAACGCCAGGTCGGCCAGACGGGCCGCACCGTCCAGCCGCGCCTCTACGTGGCCGTGGGCATCTCGGGGGCCGTTCAGCACCGGGCCGGCATGCAGTCGAGCGACACGATCGTGGCCGTGAACGCGGATCCGGACGCCCCCATCTTCGAGGTGGCGGACTTCGGGATCGTCGGCGACTACCGCCAGGTCGTCCCGCAGCTCATCCGCGCACTGCAGACGGACGCCGGACCGAAAGGGGGCGGCGATGCATGA